Part of the Aquamicrobium lusatiense genome is shown below.
GCTCACCCCGCAGGCGTTCGATCAGGCGAACCAGGCCGGCCAGATCACCCTGTTCAAGGCGCTGTGGCAGTCTGCCTGGTTCGTTGCCCGCGAACTGCGCTGGGCGGTGACCGACCAGCATGAGGAAAAGCGCCCCATCATCTCCACGCGCGACCGGCAGGGCCGTCATGTGCGGGTGACGGCCGGAACGGTCGGCGGTTTCAGCCACCGCGTCACGCTGATCTGCGAAGAGGAGCGTCGGCTGACGCTCGGGGTCGACGGCTATCTTGATCCGTTCGGCCCGGAGGAAGAGCCGGGAATGGTGACGGAACTCAGCGGCAATTCCAGTATGCGGGTCGAGATCAGCGGCGATGTGCTGACTGGCGCCGGCTCGATGACCAGCAGTTCGGCGCGCATGGTCAACAGCATCGGGCCGCTCGCCGCCGCCGCGCCGGGGCTCAGGTCCACGGCCGATCTTCCGCTCGTCGCCTGCCGCGCCTGAAGCGGCCTGCATCAGATTTTTCTCGTCGGGGTTTTTCAGAATGGCCGATTATTACGGCTCGGAATGCAATGTGGTTCATGTCCTGCGCGACCAGTTGTCGAAAGACGCGCAGCGCGTCTGGATCGTCACGGAAGAAAGCCGGTTTTCGGTCGCCGACATGGACAGGCGCTCGTCGGTGCTGGCGCGCGGCCTGTCCGGCCTTGGCGTCTCGGCGGGCGATACGGTTCTGGTGATGCTGCCGAACTGCATCGAATTTATCGATTGCTGGCTGGCGCTGGCGAAGCTGCGGGCCATTCAGGTGCCGGTGAACACGGCCTATTTCGGCGCGATGCTGGAGCATCTGGTGCGCGATTCCGGGGCCACCCGCATCATCGTCCATGAAAGCTTTCGCCACGCCGTGACCGAAGCGCTCGGCGCGGCCGGCTCGAAGCTGGACACGCTGATCGTGGTTGGCAAGGAAGCTTCTGGGCCGCCCGGCAACGCTCAGCTGATCGACTACGCATCCTTGCTTCAGGAGGCGGATAGTTCGCCGCTGAAGGAAGAGCCCGCCCCGGCCTACAACAGTATCGCCTCGATCATGTACACCTCGGGCACCACCGGCGCCTCGAAAGGGGTGATGGTGACGCATGCGCACGCCTATCAGTATGCGGCGGGCGGCAATTCGCTCCAGCTCGGTCCGGGCGATGTCTACTATGCGCCCCTGCCGCTGTTCCACATCGCCGGCCAGTGGGCGGTCATCTACAACTGCCTCATTCGCGAGGCGACGGCGGTTCTGAAGCCGAAGTTCAGCATCACCGATTTCTGGTCGGACGTGGAGCGGTTTGGCGTGACCACCACTTTCATGCTCGGCGCCATGGGCAGCATGCTGTTCCGCACCACTCCCGGGGAAAAGCGGACATCGCTGAAGAAGGTGCTGATGTCGCCGCTCATCCCTGAATATGTTCAGTTCTGCGACAAGTTCGGGGTGCAGGTGTGCACCTCCTATGCCTCCACCGAGGTCAATGGAGTCATCGGCACCGGCTTGTCTCCGCCCAACGCCTCGACATGCGGCATGGTGCGGACGGACCGCTATGACGTGCGGCTGGTGGATGAACTGGACGAGGAAGTACCGGTCGGCGAGATCGGCGAACTCGTGGTGCGGCCGAAGCTGCCGTGGATCGTGATGGTCGGGTACTGGAACAGGCCGGCTGAAACGCAGGCGGCGTGGCGCAATCTGTGGCTCCACAGCGGAGATCTCTTTCGGCGCGACGCCGACGGTTACTACTATTTCGTCGACCGGCTGAAGGATTCCATCCGCCGCCGCGGGGAGAATATCTCCTCGGTAGAGGTCGAGAACGCCATCAACGCCATTCCCGAGGTTCTGGAATCGGCCGTTGTCGCCGTGCCCTCCGAACTCACCGAGCAGGAGGTGCTTGCCTGCGTGGTCTTCCGCCCGGGGCAGCATCTGGCCATGGAAGAACTGCATGCGCGCATCGCAGCGCTGCTGCCGAAGTTCATGGTGCCCCGCTACCTCACCGTCATCGATGCCGTGCCCAAGACACC
Proteins encoded:
- a CDS encoding AMP-binding protein, whose protein sequence is MADYYGSECNVVHVLRDQLSKDAQRVWIVTEESRFSVADMDRRSSVLARGLSGLGVSAGDTVLVMLPNCIEFIDCWLALAKLRAIQVPVNTAYFGAMLEHLVRDSGATRIIVHESFRHAVTEALGAAGSKLDTLIVVGKEASGPPGNAQLIDYASLLQEADSSPLKEEPAPAYNSIASIMYTSGTTGASKGVMVTHAHAYQYAAGGNSLQLGPGDVYYAPLPLFHIAGQWAVIYNCLIREATAVLKPKFSITDFWSDVERFGVTTTFMLGAMGSMLFRTTPGEKRTSLKKVLMSPLIPEYVQFCDKFGVQVCTSYASTEVNGVIGTGLSPPNASTCGMVRTDRYDVRLVDELDEEVPVGEIGELVVRPKLPWIVMVGYWNRPAETQAAWRNLWLHSGDLFRRDADGYYYFVDRLKDSIRRRGENISSVEVENAINAIPEVLESAVVAVPSELTEQEVLACVVFRPGQHLAMEELHARIAALLPKFMVPRYLTVIDAVPKTPTGKPQKFRLKDEVRREQLWDSLGERGRG